In Carya illinoinensis cultivar Pawnee chromosome 16, C.illinoinensisPawnee_v1, whole genome shotgun sequence, a single window of DNA contains:
- the LOC122299770 gene encoding uncharacterized protein LOC122299770, whose amino-acid sequence MNGTPLKPSNYPNPADPYQPMLQESIHWFMAEYRKGVTDFSSFSSIFSRLIQILPDPPLEIVWFYSALTVHAAKLTAQDYSSKRVTVVKELFQLLVSCSSQCGHSKRIAILAPVIHELYCLMLDKKNLDREVENLLEGVVSYSSICCGVELEEEEEGLLGLNSSFSDVLRVWMVDRTEVGDGLKVFFPLVSEEVRKGIGMGCGFGYLAGVVMCEALLLRLCLKFCSGNSRVELEKDVCNCTVQMITGFGSFWFLDTILKTLLEPNLLFTSLLSSKDDALLQEVLYDVVIRLGKSFLEPPRGIQLAGKHLKNLILTWTFTTETAIRSVRERGNQAKALSYINAFSESCLPSHLIKWVTNQTATKGKISKPNACTPVALLGWLLIVEDQGIKVFDCEISKLQAKAVICKSRLEYVVSEFKPEGKNLDENLLFRSTKLEIEDKFDCDLEMADAVESTFLWDDGMMKATAADGTRKRKEGITDDMELQVKFGKYHFHENSVKEKCLPMGTNDGLSSESEVDNPVPMKIQKI is encoded by the exons ATGAACGGAACTCCATTAAAGCCTTCCAATTACCCAAACCCAGCAGACCCATACCAACCCATGCTACAAGAGTCCATCCACTGGTTCATGGCTGAATACCGAAAGGGCGTGACCGATTTCTCAAGTTTCAGCTCCATATTTTCCCGATTAATACAAATTCTACCCGATCCACCACTTGAAATTGTTTGGTTCTATTCGGCACTAACAGTTCACGCGGCCAAGCTCACAGCCCAAGATTATTCCTCAAAACGAGTCACGGTAGTTAAAGAATTGTTCCAGTTACTGGTTTCTTGTTCCTCTCAATGCGGCCACTCCAAAAGAATTGCCATTCTCGCTCCGGTTATTCACGAGTTGTACTGCTTGATGCTTGATAAGAAGAATTTGGACAGAGAGGTGGAGAATTTACTTGAGGGAGTTGTTAGTTATAGTAGCATTTGTTGCGGTGTGgagcttgaagaagaagaagagggactGCTAGGTTTGAACTCGAGTTTCTCGGATGTGTTACGTGTGTGGATGGTTGATAGAACTGAGGTTGGGGATGGGCTGAAAGTTTTTTTCCCCCTTGTAAGTGAGGAAGTCCGTAAGGGGATTGGGATGGGATGTGGGTTTGGCTACTTAGCTGGGGTCGTGATGTGTGAAGCTTTATTGTTGAGGTTGTGCTTGAAGTTTTGTTCGGGTAATTCAAGAGTAGAGTTGGAGAAGGATGTGTGCAATTGCACGGTTCAGATGATAACTGGGTTTGGTAGCTTTTGGTTTCTTG ATACCATTCTCAAGACGCTGTTAGAGCCAAATTTGCTTTTCACCTCCTTGCTG AGTTCTAAAGATGATGCTCTTTTACAAGAAGTTCTGTATGATGTTGTTATAAGGTTGGGGAAATCATTCCTTGAACCTCCAAGAGGGATTCAGCTGGCTGGCAAACATTTGAAAAATCTTATTCTGACATGGACGTTCACTACTGAAACTGCCATACGGTCTGTTAG GGAAAGAGGTAACCAGGCCAAGGCCTTATCTTATATTAATGCCTTCTCTGAATCTTGCTTACCCTCTCATTTGATCAAGTGGGTCACTAATCAGACTGCCACTAAGGGAAAAATAAGCAAACCAAATGCTTGTACTCCTGTAGCTCTTCTTG GGTGGCTACTAATTGTTGAAGATCAAGGGATCAAAGTATTTGATTGTGAAATCTCCAAGCTTCAGGCCAAAGCAGTAATTTGCAAGTCAAGATTAGAGTATGTTGTCTCAGAATTCAAACCAGAAGGCAAGAACCTAGATGAAAATCTCCTGTTTCGTTCTACCAAGCTTGAAATAGAAGATAAATTTGATTGTGACCTGGAGATGGCTGATGCTGTGGAATCCACATTTTTGTGGGATGATGGTATGATGAAGGCAACAGCAGCTGATGGGACAAGAAAACGCAAAGAAGGAATAACGGATGATATGGAACTACAGGTTAAATTTGGCAAATATCACTTTCATGAGAATTCAGTGAAAGAAAAGTGTTTGCCCATGGGTACAAATGATGGTTTAAGTAGTGAGAGTGAGGTGGATAATCCAGTTCCAATGAAGATACAGAAGATTTAA